One stretch of Amycolatopsis tolypomycina DNA includes these proteins:
- a CDS encoding YdcF family protein, with protein sequence MTRQLTDVEWQDAELVWDFHQVHHEISACDVAIALGCNDIGVAEYAAELYHRGMFQTVVFTGATSRDTAAIFPRGEAVHFRERALELGVPDTAILVEPEAANTGANVTLSRDLLIGAGLTPDSVLLISMPYMERRAFATCRRLWPEVAVTCTSAPLTLEEYVKTIGDAAEVVDMMIGDLQRVMIYPERGFAIEQPVPPAVAAAFDRLVAAGFNSRLL encoded by the coding sequence GTGACGCGGCAACTTACCGATGTGGAGTGGCAGGACGCCGAGCTCGTGTGGGACTTCCACCAGGTCCACCACGAGATTTCTGCTTGCGACGTCGCCATCGCGCTGGGATGCAACGACATCGGCGTCGCCGAGTACGCGGCCGAGTTGTACCACCGCGGCATGTTCCAGACCGTCGTCTTCACCGGTGCGACCAGCCGGGATACCGCCGCCATCTTCCCGCGCGGCGAAGCCGTCCACTTCCGCGAGCGTGCCTTGGAGCTGGGCGTGCCGGACACCGCCATCCTGGTCGAGCCCGAGGCCGCGAACACGGGCGCCAACGTCACGCTCTCCCGCGACCTGCTCATCGGAGCGGGGCTGACACCGGACTCCGTGCTCCTCATCTCGATGCCGTACATGGAGCGGCGGGCGTTCGCGACGTGCCGGCGGCTGTGGCCTGAAGTCGCGGTGACGTGCACGTCGGCGCCGCTGACGCTGGAGGAGTACGTCAAGACGATCGGCGACGCCGCCGAGGTCGTCGACATGATGATTGGCGATCTGCAGCGCGTGATGATCTACCCCGAACGTGGCTTCGCCATCGAGCAGCCGGTGCCGCCCGCCGTGGCCGCCGCCTTCGATCGCCTGGTCGCGGCGGGATTCAACAGCCGCCTGCTCTGA
- a CDS encoding helix-turn-helix transcriptional regulator produces the protein MGTRRHGLIRARKAAGYTQETLAIELGLDTTTVGQWERGKSEPLPYKRPKLARALGVTSRGLEELLAEGAAVVSRPSADYETWADDLDRVAVCLGRQEFDLAKLLLDRWTGRLVPSGDDRGLYLYGRSLRLLGDLRQDQGVLTGPMSARQSYGRAMAVFRELGADRRVAQLELQLAVLDEMGGNHEPAAEQYRQLATDTRLDARDRTRAQLWVGTALSKAGRNADAITFIKPAIQRFEALEEPQDWSVAFQKLALAHRGDGDLSQAGVAFQVALDHRPGDAPMQRVRLDTAHGHLLLSDPATADSGLKLLEGAAATSTQYGMMHQLQAISGIRRAYERQA, from the coding sequence ATGGGAACGCGGCGCCACGGGCTCATCCGCGCTCGTAAGGCAGCTGGCTACACCCAGGAGACGCTTGCCATCGAACTGGGCCTCGACACAACTACCGTCGGGCAGTGGGAACGCGGCAAATCGGAGCCGCTGCCTTACAAGCGGCCGAAACTCGCAAGGGCGCTCGGCGTCACGTCACGCGGCCTCGAAGAACTGCTGGCCGAAGGCGCCGCCGTGGTGTCGCGTCCGAGCGCTGACTACGAAACCTGGGCCGACGACCTGGACCGAGTCGCCGTCTGCCTTGGCCGCCAGGAGTTCGACCTGGCGAAGCTCCTGCTGGATCGCTGGACCGGCCGGCTGGTCCCCAGCGGCGATGACCGCGGGCTCTACCTCTACGGCCGGTCGCTACGGCTTCTCGGTGATCTGCGTCAGGACCAAGGCGTCCTCACCGGACCGATGTCCGCCCGGCAGAGCTATGGCCGCGCCATGGCGGTCTTCCGCGAGCTCGGTGCCGACCGGCGGGTCGCGCAGCTCGAACTCCAGCTGGCGGTCCTCGACGAGATGGGCGGCAACCATGAGCCTGCCGCCGAGCAGTACCGGCAGCTGGCCACGGACACCCGCCTCGACGCCCGCGACCGCACCCGTGCCCAGCTTTGGGTCGGGACCGCGCTCAGCAAGGCAGGCCGGAACGCGGACGCCATCACCTTCATCAAGCCCGCTATCCAGCGGTTCGAGGCTCTTGAAGAGCCGCAGGACTGGTCGGTGGCGTTCCAGAAGCTGGCCCTGGCGCACCGCGGCGATGGCGACCTAAGCCAAGCCGGCGTCGCCTTCCAGGTGGCGCTCGACCACCGGCCCGGCGACGCACCCATGCAGCGCGTTCGCCTCGACACCGCGCATGGCCACCTCCTGCTGTCCGACCCCGCCACGGCCGATAGCGGGCTCAAGCTGCTGGAGGGCGCCGCCGCGACCTCGACGCAGTACGGGATGATGCATCAGCTACAGGCCATCTCGGGCATTCGCCGCGCGTACGAACGCCAGGCGTAA
- a CDS encoding Scr1 family TA system antitoxin-like transcriptional regulator encodes MSVGLRDARERRKMGLRELARLLGISAQKLSNVELGTNVPEDTLVAQILGCLRVSRAEFEQVMKIAKQLDVPNFVDHTASPLIDLLWTYEQLSSRIVEWAPFRIPDLLLPPPPPTAARDETAEQSERHDQELFQRQCRRQTMEQGGRRYVFLIGDEALRMARDEPDGAEQIRQLREAGRRLDVTIQIVPSGPDSVAAFTLFEDGPRPIAVALRHSHCTTYGTDKDVLNKYHDTARALLGRAFAKPVTIETWLDSLQARAS; translated from the coding sequence GTGAGCGTCGGACTGCGCGATGCGCGTGAGCGCCGGAAGATGGGGCTCCGCGAGTTGGCTCGCCTGCTGGGAATCAGCGCGCAGAAGCTGTCGAACGTGGAACTGGGGACCAACGTCCCCGAGGACACGCTGGTCGCCCAGATCCTCGGGTGCCTCCGAGTGAGCCGCGCCGAATTCGAGCAGGTCATGAAGATCGCCAAGCAGCTCGACGTCCCGAACTTCGTCGACCACACCGCGTCGCCACTGATCGATCTTTTGTGGACTTACGAGCAGCTTTCGAGCCGGATCGTGGAGTGGGCGCCATTCCGCATCCCGGACCTCCTGCTGCCACCACCGCCGCCCACTGCAGCTCGGGACGAGACCGCGGAGCAGTCCGAACGCCACGACCAGGAGCTGTTTCAGCGCCAGTGTCGTCGGCAGACGATGGAGCAAGGCGGACGCCGGTACGTCTTCCTGATCGGCGACGAGGCCTTACGCATGGCCCGCGACGAACCCGACGGCGCCGAGCAGATCAGGCAGCTCCGCGAAGCAGGGCGCCGCCTCGACGTCACGATTCAGATTGTCCCATCCGGCCCCGATTCCGTGGCAGCCTTCACGCTCTTCGAGGACGGCCCCAGGCCGATCGCCGTCGCGCTCAGGCACAGCCACTGCACGACGTACGGCACGGACAAGGACGTGCTGAACAAGTACCACGACACCGCGAGGGCACTGCTGGGGCGCGCCTTCGCCAAGCCGGTCACGATCGAGACTTGGCTCGATTCCCTCCAAGCTCGGGCGTCGTGA
- a CDS encoding glycine-rich domain-containing protein, whose amino-acid sequence MSITISMHRTGRSLVSEDLFRRLTSRIVTTERFERDLAERIMDQALAFLAACGSNVGAPLAPSELVDIGWHTFILDTHEYTAFCDRVAGRFLHHVPTDGRNDEESPASVFARTTTAMQRLGFCLDDALWPHTALGSCTGCHNGCHEDPPPVAA is encoded by the coding sequence ATGTCGATCACCATCAGCATGCACCGAACGGGACGGTCCCTCGTCTCCGAAGACCTCTTCCGCCGTCTGACCAGCCGCATCGTCACGACGGAACGGTTCGAGCGCGACCTCGCCGAACGCATCATGGACCAGGCGTTGGCGTTCCTCGCCGCGTGCGGCTCCAATGTCGGCGCTCCGCTCGCCCCGAGCGAGCTCGTCGACATCGGCTGGCACACCTTCATCCTCGACACCCACGAGTACACCGCCTTCTGCGATCGCGTCGCCGGCAGGTTCCTCCACCACGTGCCCACCGACGGCCGGAACGACGAGGAGTCACCCGCGTCCGTCTTCGCCCGGACGACCACGGCGATGCAGCGGCTCGGCTTCTGCCTCGACGACGCACTGTGGCCACATACCGCACTCGGCAGCTGCACCGGCTGTCACAATGGCTGCCACGAAGACCCGCCGCCGGTCGCGGCCTAG
- a CDS encoding phosphotransferase family protein, giving the protein MPRSTWEALPVAVRTAIERETGRVHDVVLPDAGRNSDFSATLHTETGTLFCKGIADADGKRARMHRHEAAVNPLLPPEVAPRLLWRAEADGWLLLGLEHSPGHHVDLSPGSTDLDLVREAVSAMAAGLSTVSVDAPSLAEQWARLAAWRRLAKDAPADLDTWARDHIDELTNWETTAVEHVAGSTLAHTDLHALNLLGNGGKVQIVDWAWSRNANPAVDPAFLVTRLIEAGHAPAAAETWAEQLPLWQRTSAETKTAFAVAIWGIWGYLERHQPLAHRPALTAAARSWARFRLDL; this is encoded by the coding sequence ATGCCGCGCAGCACCTGGGAAGCCTTGCCCGTCGCGGTGCGAACCGCGATCGAGCGCGAAACCGGCCGCGTACACGACGTCGTACTACCCGACGCAGGCCGCAACTCCGACTTCTCCGCCACCCTGCACACCGAGACCGGCACGCTTTTCTGCAAGGGCATCGCCGACGCGGATGGCAAGCGCGCCCGCATGCACCGCCACGAAGCCGCGGTCAACCCACTCCTCCCGCCCGAGGTCGCTCCTCGGCTGTTGTGGCGCGCTGAGGCCGACGGCTGGCTTTTGCTGGGCCTCGAGCACTCTCCTGGCCACCATGTCGACCTCTCCCCGGGGTCCACCGACCTGGACCTGGTACGGGAGGCCGTCTCGGCGATGGCTGCGGGCCTGAGCACGGTGTCCGTCGACGCACCGTCCCTGGCCGAGCAGTGGGCGAGACTGGCCGCCTGGCGACGACTCGCCAAGGACGCTCCCGCCGATCTCGATACATGGGCCCGCGACCACATCGACGAGCTGACGAACTGGGAGACCACCGCGGTCGAGCACGTCGCAGGAAGCACGCTCGCCCACACCGACCTGCACGCCCTGAACCTGCTCGGTAACGGTGGAAAGGTTCAGATCGTCGACTGGGCCTGGTCGCGAAACGCCAATCCGGCAGTCGATCCGGCCTTCCTCGTCACCCGCCTCATCGAGGCCGGCCACGCTCCCGCGGCCGCGGAGACCTGGGCGGAACAGCTGCCGCTCTGGCAGCGAACCTCGGCCGAAACCAAGACGGCGTTCGCGGTCGCGATCTGGGGCATCTGGGGATACCTCGAACGCCACCAGCCGCTGGCCCACCGCCCGGCCCTCACCGCGGCTGCCCGATCATGGGCTCGCTTCCGGCTCGACCTCTGA
- a CDS encoding GNAT family N-acetyltransferase: MIDHHVGGAVRSGARGEFGGLIPVRPATSRLIVCLRGHRLDLDLYDKLKPYSHRYRLHGTLCEVCRAQEGCDPAARHLAEWAHLDVTVQHAPDADPGDGLVLVAHPPAAGTLAGRIELRLDRTEVGVVTASPCASCRTATLDYVHVAAEYRRLGFGRTLVAAAVARAPSFRWTAPLPDGPVAQSFRARIAMRRNGPPCSHRGG, encoded by the coding sequence ATGATCGACCACCACGTCGGCGGAGCCGTTCGATCGGGCGCGCGCGGTGAGTTCGGCGGGCTGATTCCGGTCCGGCCGGCGACCAGCAGGCTCATCGTCTGTCTACGTGGCCACCGGCTCGACCTGGACCTCTACGACAAGCTCAAGCCCTACAGCCATCGCTACCGGCTGCACGGCACGCTTTGCGAGGTCTGCCGCGCACAGGAAGGTTGTGATCCGGCGGCTCGGCACCTCGCCGAGTGGGCGCACCTCGACGTCACGGTTCAGCACGCGCCCGACGCGGACCCGGGCGACGGGCTCGTTCTCGTCGCCCATCCACCGGCCGCGGGAACGCTGGCCGGTCGGATCGAACTCCGTCTTGACCGCACGGAGGTCGGCGTGGTGACCGCCAGTCCGTGTGCGAGCTGCCGGACCGCCACTCTGGACTACGTCCACGTAGCGGCTGAGTATCGGCGTCTCGGCTTCGGCCGCACGCTGGTGGCGGCCGCGGTGGCCCGTGCCCCGTCCTTCAGGTGGACGGCGCCGCTACCGGACGGTCCGGTGGCGCAGTCATTCCGTGCCCGGATCGCCATGCGGCGCAATGGTCCACCGTGCAGTCATCGCGGCGGGTGA
- a CDS encoding RNA ligase family protein, which translates to MAVRGSSRVPDWITPMLAKADGGRLREGPEWAYEYKLDGYRACMQIASDGTTVLTSRNGIDFTHEFADLTGVLTPALNGRAAVLDGEIVVYNDAGQIDFGLLQERRGRYQTHRSSPRRNEPFQDVPVRFLAFDLLQLGTKTLLHQPYEERRGLLAELTMPDPFRVSVVRQFPFTELAADRRTPQDLLDHVAATGHEGLVAKLLRAPYVPGKRPDYWCKHALIQTTEVIICGWRLCEELQ; encoded by the coding sequence ATGGCTGTGCGCGGCTCCTCCCGCGTGCCGGACTGGATCACCCCGATGCTGGCCAAGGCCGACGGCGGCCGGCTCCGGGAAGGCCCGGAATGGGCGTATGAGTACAAGCTGGACGGCTACCGAGCCTGCATGCAGATCGCCTCGGATGGCACCACCGTGCTCACCAGCCGCAATGGCATCGACTTCACCCACGAGTTCGCCGACCTCACCGGCGTCCTCACCCCCGCCCTCAACGGCCGGGCCGCGGTGCTCGACGGCGAGATCGTCGTCTACAACGACGCTGGCCAGATCGACTTCGGCCTGCTGCAGGAACGCCGCGGCCGCTACCAGACCCACCGCAGCTCACCCCGCCGCAACGAACCGTTCCAGGACGTCCCGGTCCGGTTCCTCGCCTTCGACCTGCTCCAACTCGGCACCAAGACGCTGCTGCACCAGCCCTACGAAGAGCGCCGTGGCCTGCTGGCGGAACTGACAATGCCGGACCCGTTCCGGGTCTCGGTCGTGCGGCAGTTCCCGTTCACCGAACTGGCCGCCGACCGCCGCACCCCGCAGGACCTGCTCGACCACGTCGCCGCCACCGGCCACGAAGGACTCGTGGCCAAGCTCCTGCGCGCCCCGTACGTGCCGGGCAAGCGGCCGGACTACTGGTGCAAGCACGCCCTCATCCAGACCACCGAGGTCATCATCTGCGGCTGGCGCCTCTGCGAGGAATTGCAGTGA
- a CDS encoding tyrosine-type recombinase/integrase — MDGVVLLRPEDTVVQAMLRGWEAQQIGGRGLRPSSVRDRLGVVRRFLTYTNEFPWCWTPAYLDEWMVELVSHSGRAKSTIRNYQDAVRSFCNFLIQPEYRWVAECEARFGTHPAQICFEWNTLAHLADYEGKADRRPMTRGELQRFFDHADAQVELAVRRRRKGALAAYRDATLFKVMYAYGLRVREATRLDVTDWYRNPKAPELGRYGNLEVRWGKASRGSPPRRRTVHTVMPWIVEVLDDYLTNVLPRYGFPEHPALWLTERGSRVLPRSIEQRFVDYRIALKLDSALVPHCLRHSHVTHQIEDGVDPKFVQEQVGHRYASTTAIYTGVSGDFMNTMMRNALDKAFQPDRAELR, encoded by the coding sequence GTGGACGGCGTTGTGCTCCTGCGGCCGGAAGACACGGTAGTCCAGGCGATGCTGCGCGGGTGGGAAGCCCAGCAGATCGGCGGCCGCGGGTTGCGGCCTTCTTCAGTGCGTGACCGGCTCGGCGTGGTGCGCCGATTTCTGACCTACACCAACGAGTTCCCCTGGTGTTGGACGCCGGCGTACCTGGACGAGTGGATGGTGGAACTGGTCAGTCATAGCGGGAGGGCCAAGTCCACGATCCGCAACTATCAAGACGCGGTACGGTCGTTCTGCAATTTCTTGATCCAACCCGAGTATCGCTGGGTGGCCGAGTGTGAGGCCCGGTTCGGCACACATCCGGCGCAGATCTGTTTCGAGTGGAACACGCTGGCACATCTGGCCGACTACGAGGGCAAGGCGGATCGCCGTCCGATGACGCGTGGGGAATTGCAACGGTTCTTCGACCATGCCGACGCTCAGGTCGAGTTAGCTGTGCGCCGCCGGCGCAAGGGTGCGCTGGCGGCGTATCGGGACGCGACGTTGTTCAAAGTGATGTACGCCTACGGGTTACGTGTCCGGGAGGCTACACGGCTTGACGTCACAGACTGGTACCGCAACCCGAAAGCACCCGAACTTGGACGGTATGGGAATCTCGAAGTGCGCTGGGGCAAGGCCTCTCGAGGCAGCCCACCACGGCGACGCACCGTGCACACGGTGATGCCGTGGATCGTCGAGGTCCTCGACGACTATCTGACGAATGTCCTGCCCCGATACGGTTTCCCGGAGCATCCCGCGTTGTGGTTGACCGAACGTGGAAGCCGGGTCCTGCCCCGCAGTATTGAGCAGCGGTTCGTCGACTACCGGATCGCACTGAAGCTTGACAGCGCACTGGTTCCGCACTGCCTCCGTCATTCGCATGTGACGCACCAGATCGAGGACGGCGTCGATCCGAAATTCGTCCAGGAACAGGTCGGTCACCGATACGCGTCGACGACCGCGATCTACACGGGAGTGAGCGGGGACTTCATGAACACCATGATGCGGAACGCTCTCGACAAGGCGTTCCAGCCGGACAGGGCGGAGCTTCGGTGA
- a CDS encoding helix-turn-helix domain-containing protein: MTARLDYKWNLRELMARQGMFQTTHLRPQLAERGIALSDSQVYRLVVDKPERLSVKTLVALIDILGCTMEELIEPVAAAQPQRKRAAAAADGVGVGEFRPKRAKIVTDRA, from the coding sequence GTGACCGCGCGGCTAGATTACAAGTGGAACCTGCGTGAGTTGATGGCACGTCAAGGTATGTTCCAGACGACCCACCTGCGACCGCAGCTGGCTGAGCGAGGAATCGCTTTGTCCGACAGTCAGGTTTACCGACTGGTGGTGGACAAGCCGGAACGCCTGAGTGTGAAGACGTTGGTGGCCCTGATCGATATCCTCGGCTGCACGATGGAAGAACTCATCGAGCCCGTGGCCGCAGCGCAACCGCAGCGCAAGCGCGCAGCGGCGGCCGCAGACGGGGTGGGGGTCGGCGAGTTCCGCCCGAAGCGAGCCAAGATCGTCACTGACCGGGCATGA
- a CDS encoding ATP-binding protein translates to MTSENGLHLVPDHRAESTVATLTGALTATTYADLRDGVLELATDAPVSVIADIRGLDIDDITLMSVFTAIAVRIADWPRIPFAVVTEHPDHVARMARQAADWFVPIHADVPAAEQARDRPPRRRALQLLAASPDASAVARAFVDRVCEQWNAPEYIDDARVIATELVENTIRHTASHPRLRLELRRDTFIISVADDDPREAVLLELPTKDGLGLRLVAQTTRAWGCRRSWAGGKVVWAVLLPRRTRHRDIAE, encoded by the coding sequence ATGACCAGTGAAAACGGCCTGCACCTGGTGCCTGACCACCGGGCGGAGTCGACCGTAGCGACCTTGACCGGCGCTTTGACTGCGACCACCTACGCGGACCTGCGTGACGGTGTGCTCGAGCTGGCCACGGACGCGCCGGTGAGCGTGATCGCCGACATCCGGGGCCTCGACATCGACGACATCACCCTGATGTCGGTGTTCACCGCGATCGCGGTGCGGATCGCGGACTGGCCGAGGATCCCTTTCGCGGTGGTGACCGAGCACCCGGACCACGTGGCGCGGATGGCGAGGCAAGCAGCGGACTGGTTCGTGCCGATCCACGCCGACGTCCCCGCGGCCGAGCAGGCCCGTGACCGTCCTCCTCGTCGGAGAGCGCTGCAGTTGCTGGCCGCCTCGCCGGACGCTTCGGCGGTCGCCCGGGCGTTCGTCGACCGGGTCTGCGAGCAGTGGAATGCGCCGGAGTACATCGACGACGCCCGCGTGATCGCGACCGAGCTGGTGGAGAACACGATCCGGCACACCGCTTCGCACCCGCGGCTGCGGTTGGAGCTGCGCCGGGACACGTTCATCATTTCGGTGGCCGACGACGACCCACGCGAGGCCGTGTTGCTCGAGCTGCCTACGAAGGACGGTCTCGGACTCCGGCTGGTCGCCCAGACCACGCGTGCCTGGGGATGTCGCCGGTCCTGGGCCGGTGGCAAGGTCGTCTGGGCGGTCTTGTTGCCGCGACGGACTCGACACCGCGATATCGCCGAGTAA
- a CDS encoding response regulator, with translation MLASVTDAIVGVDRAGNIALVNDRTEELFRYPEHELSGRPVEILLAEHSRSSHERHREAFMAAPQARPMGVGLDLVGRRKDGTELPADIALRPLTMAGPSYGGTLVAAVVRDVTERRRAELAARELRDARLRRRHALEINDTVVQGLTTAMYALERGSRPSALRALRSTLGAARDMMQNLLGDGVAISAGELVRESPATLDSAGEYETVVARPRRGGALPRIGLVLADDSTEISLALRAFAESLSGVDVVGEAADGAEAVRVVTECRPDVLLLDLAMPVLDGLQALPRIRQASPDTKVIVLSGSGRDQAAEQALAAGADAFVEKGGSLRKLATAYPDRCGVRHLRAAPGWRPPAGRRRTGPGPRTHRPRQPPPRRARRTGRADRKPPGLGRHPLGNHHRPRPAPHPAGAHQPDLQRGQVQPPRHPIGITVTESDETIDIAITDHGPGIGPQYRDRLFGKFARFGPQAGLGLGLYICREIAREHGGDVTLAGTGPAGTTFVVSLPRFID, from the coding sequence ATGCTGGCGTCGGTCACCGACGCCATCGTCGGGGTGGACCGCGCCGGCAACATCGCGCTCGTCAACGACCGCACCGAGGAGCTGTTCCGCTACCCCGAGCACGAACTGTCCGGCCGACCCGTCGAGATCCTGCTGGCCGAACATTCCCGCAGCTCGCACGAACGCCACCGCGAAGCCTTCATGGCGGCGCCGCAGGCTCGGCCGATGGGCGTCGGCCTGGACCTGGTCGGCCGCCGCAAGGACGGCACCGAGCTCCCGGCGGACATCGCCCTGCGCCCGCTGACGATGGCCGGGCCCAGCTACGGAGGAACCCTGGTCGCCGCGGTGGTACGGGACGTCACCGAACGCCGACGAGCCGAACTCGCGGCCCGGGAGCTGCGGGACGCGCGGTTGCGTCGCCGCCACGCACTCGAAATCAACGACACCGTGGTGCAGGGGCTGACCACTGCGATGTACGCGCTGGAACGCGGTAGCCGGCCGAGTGCCCTCCGCGCGTTGCGCAGCACCCTCGGCGCGGCCCGGGACATGATGCAGAACCTGCTCGGCGACGGCGTCGCGATCTCCGCGGGCGAGCTCGTCCGGGAATCCCCGGCCACGCTGGATTCCGCCGGCGAGTACGAGACGGTGGTGGCGCGCCCGCGCCGGGGCGGCGCTCTCCCCCGGATCGGCCTCGTGCTGGCCGACGACAGCACGGAAATCAGCCTGGCCCTGCGGGCCTTCGCCGAATCACTGTCCGGTGTGGACGTTGTCGGCGAGGCCGCCGACGGGGCGGAGGCGGTCCGCGTCGTCACCGAATGCCGCCCGGACGTACTGCTGCTCGACCTGGCGATGCCCGTGCTGGACGGACTGCAAGCTCTCCCGCGGATCCGGCAGGCTTCGCCGGACACCAAAGTCATCGTCTTGTCCGGGTCCGGCCGGGACCAGGCGGCCGAGCAGGCCCTCGCGGCGGGAGCGGACGCATTCGTCGAGAAAGGTGGTTCACTGCGCAAGTTGGCCACTGCGTACCCCGATCGCTGCGGCGTCCGGCATCTTCGAGCTGCTCCAGGATGGCGTCCACCGGCTGGGCGAAGGAGAACTGGACCTGGTCCTCGAACCCACCGACCTCGCCAACCTCCTCCACGCCGTGCTCGCCGAACTGGGCGAGCCGACCGGAAACCACCCGGTCTCGGCCGACATCCCCTCGGGAATCATCACCGGCCTCGACCCGCTCCGCATCCGGCAGGTGCTCACCAACCTGATCTCCAACGCGGTCAAGTTCAGCCTCCGCGGCACCCCATCGGCATCACCGTCACCGAGAGCGACGAGACGATCGACATCGCCATCACCGATCACGGCCCCGGCATCGGTCCGCAGTACCGAGACCGGCTCTTCGGCAAGTTCGCGCGCTTCGGACCCCAAGCGGGCCTCGGACTGGGGCTATACATCTGCCGGGAGATCGCGCGGGAACACGGCGGAGACGTCACCCTAGCCGGCACCGGCCCCGCCGGCACCACCTTCGTCGTGTCCCTGCCGCGGTTCATCGACTGA
- a CDS encoding MASE1 domain-containing protein, with translation MAEPESPAHEAGATMPARTTARWIAILVVVASGYYLGGRLGLSPAPVRDQVTPWWPPTGIAVVSLLFFGRPAVPGILLGAAAVNASLRPGAAAVVGITVGNTLAPVLAWTLLTGVSSGRSSTGSGTP, from the coding sequence ATGGCCGAGCCCGAGAGCCCCGCACACGAGGCGGGAGCGACGATGCCGGCCCGCACGACCGCCCGGTGGATCGCGATCCTCGTCGTCGTGGCTTCGGGTTACTACCTCGGCGGCCGGCTCGGCTTGTCGCCGGCGCCGGTTCGTGACCAGGTCACGCCGTGGTGGCCGCCGACCGGGATCGCCGTCGTGAGCCTGCTGTTCTTCGGCCGCCCGGCCGTGCCGGGGATCCTGCTCGGCGCCGCGGCCGTCAACGCCTCGCTCAGACCGGGCGCCGCCGCGGTCGTGGGTATCACCGTGGGCAACACCCTCGCGCCCGTCTTGGCGTGGACCTTGTTGACCGGAGTAAGTTCCGGCCGCAGCTCGACCGGCTCCGGGACGCCCTGA
- a CDS encoding tetratricopeptide repeat protein: MAIPPPAEHPRGLRIGSADVGRLEAVTREFRALDYRHGGGACHDAVQLLLPYAELMLFGVVPEKVAPLLCTAVADLHNLSGWASFDKGRPGVALAAFGRALELAQIAGNDDLVANVRYRIGRLYLHYDAVEEAVNQFDHGRAAADRIDPTLAGAILSANLAWAQAKQGNAAEALASLHRARDEFAAETVPAPPWSAFFGANDLTAMIGTVHVELARSVDVRYNGSAIDSLTSAVDGYGPEMTRSRSLTQIWLATGLALAGDLTRAARIAEAAIEVATQLRSERTKQRMSPLAAAAARHPGNADAREILDRIDQLRGVAGSDEVAHPEVLEP; encoded by the coding sequence ATGGCCATCCCGCCACCAGCGGAACATCCGCGCGGCCTCCGGATCGGCTCGGCCGACGTCGGCAGGCTCGAAGCCGTCACCCGGGAGTTCCGGGCGCTGGACTACCGGCACGGCGGCGGAGCGTGCCACGACGCCGTGCAGCTGCTGCTGCCCTACGCGGAGCTGATGTTGTTCGGTGTGGTGCCGGAAAAAGTGGCGCCTCTGCTGTGTACCGCGGTCGCCGATCTGCACAACCTGTCCGGCTGGGCGAGTTTCGACAAAGGCCGGCCGGGGGTGGCGCTCGCAGCGTTCGGACGGGCGTTGGAGCTGGCGCAGATCGCCGGCAACGACGACCTGGTCGCCAATGTCCGCTACCGGATCGGCCGGCTGTACCTGCACTACGACGCCGTCGAGGAGGCGGTCAACCAGTTCGATCACGGACGGGCCGCGGCCGACCGCATCGACCCCACACTCGCCGGGGCGATTCTATCGGCCAATCTGGCCTGGGCACAGGCGAAGCAGGGCAACGCGGCCGAGGCGCTGGCGTCGCTCCACAGGGCGAGGGATGAGTTCGCGGCCGAAACGGTTCCGGCGCCACCGTGGTCGGCGTTCTTCGGCGCGAACGACCTGACGGCGATGATCGGGACCGTGCACGTCGAACTGGCCCGCAGCGTCGACGTCCGCTACAACGGCTCGGCGATCGACTCGCTCACCTCCGCCGTAGACGGGTACGGGCCGGAGATGACGCGAAGCCGGTCACTGACGCAGATCTGGCTCGCGACCGGGCTTGCGCTCGCCGGAGATCTCACCCGGGCGGCCCGGATCGCCGAGGCGGCGATCGAGGTTGCCACGCAACTGCGGTCGGAGCGGACCAAGCAACGGATGTCCCCGCTCGCCGCGGCCGCCGCCCGGCATCCCGGCAACGCGGATGCCCGCGAGATCCTCGACCGGATCGATCAGCTGCGCGGAGTGGCCGGCTCCGACGAGGTCGCCCACCCCGAGGTCCTCGAACCGTAA